Part of the Synechococcus sp. HK01-R genome is shown below.
GATGGCGATCTGGTTGAGGTGGCTCCGGGCTACGCCCGCAACTTCCTGCTCCCCTTCGGCAAGGCTGTTCCCGTCACTCCTGCCGTGATGAAGCAGGTGGAGCACCGCCGGGCCAAGGAGGCCGAGCGCCAGGCCGCCCTCAAGCAAGAGGCCCTGGCCTTCCGCACCGCCCTCGACACCATTGGCCGCTTCACCGTCAAGAAGCAGACCGGTGACGACGACGTTCTCTTCGGCACCGTCACCAATGGGGATGTAGCCGAGGTGATCGAGGAAGCCACCAAGAAGGAAGTCGACCGGCGCGACATCACCGTGCCCGACATCCACCGCACCGGCTCTTACAAGGTCAGCGTCAAGCTGCACAGCGAAGTCACTGCTGAAATCAATCTGGAAGTGGTCAGCTACTGATCCCTCAACTCAAGGGTTTCTTCCGTCACAACCCACTCTGGCGCCTGCCCAAGGGTGCGCCAGAGTGGGTTTTCGCTTGCAGCCAACGACTCCATGGTGACCGTCCCCTTCAGCGATCAGGGCGGCGAGGCCGCTGAGGGGGGACGCCGGGGTTTCGGTCAGGGCCGCCGCCGAGATGAGCCCAATTTCGAAGCCTTACCGGACTCGATTCCCCCTCAGAACCTGGAGGCGGAAGAGGCGGTGCTGGGCGGCATCCTGCTGGACCCCGATGCCATTGGCCGCGTCGCCGATGTGCTCCAGCCGGAAGCCTTTTACCTCAATGCCCACCGGGAGATCTTCCGCACCGCGGTGATGCTCCACAGCCAGGGCAAACCCACCGACCTCACGGCCATGACCGCCTGGCTGGCCGATACAGGTGCCTTGGAGAAGGTGGGGGGAAGCAACCGGCTTATGGAGCTGGTGGAACGGGTGGCCTCCACCGCCTCGATCGAGCAGGTGGCCCGCCTGGTGATGGACAAATTCCTGCGCCGTCAGCTGATCCGCTCTGGCAACGAGGTGATCCAACTGGGCTTTGATCAGAGCCTGCCGATGGAGCAGGTGCTCGATAAGGCCGAGCAGACGATCTTCGCCATCAGCCAGGAGAAACCCACCAAAGGCCTCACTCCCACGGCTGAGATTCTCACCAGCACCTTCAACGAGATCGAGAGCCGCTCGCTCGGCACCTCCGTGGCAGGCATCCCGGTGAACTTCTACGACCTGGATGCGATGACCCAGGGCCTGCAACGCAGCGACCTGATCATCGTGGCGGGCCGGCCAGCCATGGGCAAAACCTCGATCGTGCTCAACCTGGCCAAGAA
Proteins encoded:
- the dnaB gene encoding replicative DNA helicase produces the protein MVTVPFSDQGGEAAEGGRRGFGQGRRRDEPNFEALPDSIPPQNLEAEEAVLGGILLDPDAIGRVADVLQPEAFYLNAHREIFRTAVMLHSQGKPTDLTAMTAWLADTGALEKVGGSNRLMELVERVASTASIEQVARLVMDKFLRRQLIRSGNEVIQLGFDQSLPMEQVLDKAEQTIFAISQEKPTKGLTPTAEILTSTFNEIESRSLGTSVAGIPVNFYDLDAMTQGLQRSDLIIVAGRPAMGKTSIVLNLAKNVAQLHNLPVCVFSLEMSKEQLTYRLLSMEVGIEAGRLRTGRLQQEEWPLLGQGINTLGQLPIFIDDKPNSGVLEMRSLCRRLMAEQGKELGLIVIDYLQLMEGSTPDNRVQELSRITRGLKGMARELNVPVIALSQLSRGVESRTNKRPMLSDLRESGSIEQDADLVLMIYRDEYYNPETPDRGITEVIVTKHRNGPVGTVKLLFEPQFTRFRNLAA
- the rplI gene encoding 50S ribosomal protein L9 translates to MAKRVQVVLNEDVLSLGRDGDLVEVAPGYARNFLLPFGKAVPVTPAVMKQVEHRRAKEAERQAALKQEALAFRTALDTIGRFTVKKQTGDDDVLFGTVTNGDVAEVIEEATKKEVDRRDITVPDIHRTGSYKVSVKLHSEVTAEINLEVVSY